A genomic segment from Chloroflexota bacterium encodes:
- a CDS encoding prepilin peptidase produces MDVSVRIGISTWLLVVSLVDLRTRRIPNALVLPVLAVALVSRLVQGNWLVAAVCVGLYLLWLTGLLGGAGDAKLLMALVALFPATEFVLILGAVVLVVTLPWTAVRYRRRWGEFFRSLRPTEERLEREGVPFAWVYSIGTLIYMWTSLS; encoded by the coding sequence ATGGACGTTTCGGTGCGGATTGGCATCAGCACATGGCTGCTCGTCGTATCGCTGGTGGACCTGCGCACACGGCGCATCCCGAACGCGCTTGTGCTGCCGGTGCTTGCAGTTGCTCTGGTCTCGCGATTGGTGCAGGGCAACTGGCTGGTGGCCGCTGTCTGTGTGGGGCTTTACCTTCTATGGCTGACTGGGCTCCTCGGCGGGGCTGGCGACGCCAAACTGCTTATGGCGCTGGTTGCGCTTTTCCCTGCGACGGAGTTCGTGCTGATCCTAGGCGCGGTTGTGTTGGTGGTGACGCTGCCGTGGACGGCGGTGCGGTACCGTCGACGCTGGGGCGAGTTCTTTCGCAGTCTCCGCCCGACTGAGGAGCGCTTGGAGCGGGAAGGAGTCCCCTTCGCGTGGGTGTACAGTATCGGGACGTTGATCTACATGTGGACAAGCCTATCTTGA
- a CDS encoding Flp family type IVb pilin gives MKRFLADQRGIEATELAAIIALFVVIVVVAFGAFGSRLSAFIGSLAGRLGF, from the coding sequence ATGAAGAGGTTCTTGGCGGATCAAAGAGGCATTGAAGCCACGGAGTTGGCGGCGATCATCGCCCTGTTCGTGGTGATCGTGGTGGTCGCGTTCGGCGCGTTCGGGAGTCGGCTGAGCGCGTTCATCGGCAGCCTGGCCGGACGGCTAGGATTCTAG
- a CDS encoding pilus assembly protein, with product MRRFLREQRGVETVEAAVTLPLMVLILLTIVEFGWAVYAQQVAQEAARHGVRMGVVSQGDAAGAAMSAASSYAASGALQGAQVSVLAPGGVVGTTLRVRVRYDVPHFLGFMGLPPLVVTGEAEGKQEGW from the coding sequence ATGAGGCGATTCCTGCGAGAGCAGCGAGGGGTGGAGACGGTGGAGGCGGCTGTCACACTGCCGTTGATGGTGTTGATTCTGCTGACGATTGTGGAGTTCGGCTGGGCGGTGTATGCCCAGCAGGTGGCGCAGGAGGCCGCGCGGCATGGCGTGCGCATGGGTGTTGTGTCCCAGGGGGATGCCGCCGGCGCAGCGATGTCGGCTGCCTCCAGTTACGCTGCAAGCGGCGCACTGCAAGGGGCGCAGGTCAGTGTTCTTGCGCCCGGAGGAGTGGTTGGCACAACGCTCCGTGTGCGAGTGCGGTATGACGTGCCGCACTTCCTGGGGTTCATGGGTCTGCCGCCGCTGGTGGTCACAGGCGAGGCGGAAGGGAAGCAGGAGGGATGGTGA
- a CDS encoding DNA polymerase III subunit alpha translates to MSPYAELHCHSCFSLLDGASTPEALVERAAKLGIPALALTDHDGLYGAVRFSVAAQEHGIHPVFGAEVTLEGGSHLVLLAENRTGWANLCALISKAQLGGSKGQARLKLPWLRGRTEGLIAFTGCRNGRVPSLLLAGDRDKALTALRTLKALFGPRNLYVELQHHLHREDDGVNADLAELAATLHLPLVATHNVHYATRDGHRLHDVLVAVRHNLPLEEAQPYLRPNSEYFLQSPAEMAARFAAYPEALAHTLEIAERCRVALDFRRDALPPQPDHADPDARLADLCRAALPVRYLHNRGQAERQLAHELQVIRQTRLAGYFLLVWDIVRFARDRGILVRGRGSAANSIVAYLLGITHVDPLEHDLLFERFLSPETRVMPDIDLDFCARRREEVIQHIYEHYGESHVGMVCTYVTYQERSAARDVGKALGFPPDLLDRIARSMRGHWGYAVTPPPPEGVSSGIWQEFQALCRQIHGLPRHLSIHVGGMCITARPLDEIVPLERATMSGRVVIQWDKDSLEDAGLIKLDILSLRTLSAIDECLRLAEQHRGVRVDLDALPLDDPAVYDALQRADTIGAFQVESRAQQQALVKMKPRTFRDLVVEVAIIRPGPLQGNMVHPFFRRRQGLEPVTYAHPMLKPILEETLGVIVFQEQVIKVAMAMGRFSAGEADLLRRAMSRHRSDEEMAAFRERFVQGALSQGVPQETAEAVFAQLAGFASYGFCKSHAAAFAKTAYDTLYLRAHYPAEFYCALLNNQPMGFYPPRVLIGDARRHGVRVLPVHVNRSADRCTVEGGAIRLGLVYVGGLGEAAIARVLQARREGAFATLADFCRRTRLPRKLVENLILAGGMDEWNPDRRALLWELGRLRYREEALPMPLAADGVALEPMTRAEDMLAEYGITGLSAEGHLMELFRERLSGAGVLTSRDLERMPEGSRVRVAGMVVVRQAPPTAKGFVFLTLEDEWGLINVIVRPDVFQAHRAAWADSLVLVVDGTVQRSASAVNVLAEGVGPGLPWRNDATLRPSQPWLPNVTT, encoded by the coding sequence ATGAGCCCGTATGCCGAGCTCCACTGCCACTCGTGCTTCTCGCTGCTGGATGGAGCCTCCACGCCCGAAGCCCTGGTGGAGCGGGCCGCCAAACTGGGAATCCCCGCCCTGGCCCTCACCGACCACGACGGGCTGTACGGCGCGGTGCGGTTCTCCGTGGCGGCACAGGAGCACGGCATCCATCCGGTCTTCGGCGCTGAGGTTACCCTGGAAGGCGGCAGCCACCTGGTGCTCCTGGCCGAGAACCGCACCGGATGGGCCAACCTGTGTGCCCTCATCAGCAAGGCGCAGTTGGGCGGGAGCAAGGGCCAGGCGAGGTTGAAACTCCCCTGGCTCCGAGGCCGCACCGAAGGGCTGATCGCCTTCACCGGTTGCCGCAACGGGCGGGTTCCGTCGCTCCTTCTTGCGGGCGACAGGGACAAGGCCTTGACGGCGCTCCGAACCCTCAAGGCGCTCTTCGGCCCTCGCAACCTGTACGTGGAACTCCAGCACCACCTGCACCGCGAAGACGACGGGGTGAACGCCGACCTGGCGGAACTGGCCGCGACGCTCCATCTCCCCCTCGTCGCCACCCACAACGTCCACTACGCCACCCGCGACGGCCACCGCCTGCACGACGTCCTCGTCGCGGTTCGCCACAACCTGCCGCTGGAGGAAGCCCAGCCGTACCTGCGCCCCAACTCCGAGTACTTTCTCCAATCGCCCGCCGAGATGGCCGCGCGGTTCGCCGCCTATCCCGAAGCCCTGGCCCATACGCTGGAAATCGCCGAGCGGTGCCGCGTGGCCCTGGACTTCCGCCGCGATGCCCTGCCCCCTCAGCCCGACCACGCCGACCCAGACGCCCGCCTGGCCGACCTCTGCCGCGCGGCGCTCCCTGTCCGCTACCTACACAACCGGGGCCAAGCCGAACGGCAACTGGCCCACGAACTCCAGGTGATCCGCCAGACCCGCCTCGCCGGGTACTTCCTCCTGGTGTGGGACATCGTGCGGTTTGCCAGGGATCGGGGCATCCTGGTTCGGGGGCGCGGTTCGGCGGCCAACTCCATCGTGGCGTACCTCCTGGGCATCACCCACGTGGACCCCCTGGAGCATGACCTGCTCTTTGAGCGATTCCTCAGCCCAGAGACCCGCGTCATGCCCGACATTGACCTGGACTTCTGCGCCCGCCGCCGGGAGGAGGTCATCCAGCACATCTACGAGCACTACGGCGAGTCCCACGTCGGGATGGTGTGCACCTACGTTACCTACCAGGAGCGCTCGGCCGCGCGCGATGTGGGCAAGGCGTTGGGGTTTCCGCCCGACCTGCTGGACCGGATCGCCAGGTCCATGCGCGGGCATTGGGGATATGCCGTTACACCGCCCCCGCCCGAAGGCGTCTCTTCCGGCATCTGGCAGGAGTTCCAGGCGCTGTGTCGGCAGATTCACGGCCTGCCCCGCCACTTGAGCATCCATGTGGGTGGGATGTGCATCACCGCCAGGCCGCTGGACGAGATCGTGCCCCTGGAACGAGCCACCATGTCGGGCCGTGTCGTCATCCAGTGGGACAAGGACAGCCTGGAGGACGCCGGCCTCATCAAACTGGACATCCTGTCTCTGCGCACCCTGTCAGCCATAGACGAGTGCCTGCGCCTGGCGGAGCAGCACCGCGGGGTTCGCGTGGACCTGGACGCGCTGCCCCTGGATGACCCCGCAGTGTACGACGCGCTCCAACGCGCCGACACCATCGGGGCGTTCCAGGTGGAGTCCCGCGCCCAACAGCAGGCGCTGGTCAAGATGAAGCCGCGCACCTTCCGTGATCTCGTGGTGGAGGTCGCCATCATCCGCCCCGGGCCGCTCCAGGGCAACATGGTGCATCCCTTCTTCCGCCGCAGGCAGGGCCTGGAGCCGGTAACCTATGCCCACCCCATGTTGAAGCCCATCCTGGAGGAGACGCTGGGGGTGATCGTGTTCCAGGAGCAGGTGATCAAGGTGGCGATGGCCATGGGGCGGTTCTCCGCGGGCGAGGCGGACCTCTTGCGCCGCGCCATGTCCCGCCACCGCTCCGACGAGGAGATGGCGGCCTTCCGCGAGCGGTTCGTCCAGGGCGCGCTGAGCCAGGGCGTGCCCCAGGAGACCGCCGAGGCGGTGTTCGCCCAACTGGCGGGGTTTGCCTCGTACGGCTTCTGCAAGAGCCACGCCGCGGCCTTCGCCAAGACCGCCTACGACACGTTGTACCTCCGCGCCCACTACCCCGCCGAGTTCTACTGCGCTCTGCTCAACAACCAGCCCATGGGGTTCTACCCGCCTCGCGTCCTCATCGGCGATGCCAGGCGGCATGGGGTGCGCGTGCTCCCGGTCCACGTGAACCGAAGCGCCGACCGCTGCACCGTGGAGGGCGGGGCCATTCGGTTGGGGCTCGTGTACGTGGGCGGTCTGGGCGAGGCTGCCATCGCGCGGGTGCTCCAGGCGCGGCGGGAGGGTGCGTTCGCAACCCTGGCCGACTTCTGCCGTCGAACCCGCCTGCCTCGCAAACTGGTGGAGAACCTTATCCTGGCCGGCGGAATGGACGAGTGGAACCCCGACCGCCGGGCGCTCCTGTGGGAACTGGGACGGCTGCGCTACCGGGAGGAGGCGTTGCCCATGCCACTGGCCGCCGATGGCGTGGCGCTGGAGCCCATGACGCGGGCAGAGGATATGTTGGCAGAGTATGGCATCACGGGGCTATCCGCGGAGGGGCATTTGATGGAACTGTTCCGCGAACGGCTGAGCGGCGCGGGGGTGCTCACGAGCCGCGACCTGGAGCGCATGCCGGAGGGGAGCCGCGTTCGTGTGGCCGGGATGGTCGTCGTGCGCCAGGCCCCGCCCACGGCCAAGGGGTTCGTGTTCCTGACGCTGGAGGACGAGTGGGGCCTCATCAACGTCATCGTGCGGCCCGATGTGTTCCAGGCTCACCGCGCCGCCTGGGCCGACAGCCTGGTGCTCGTGGTGGACGGCACGGTACAACGCTCCGCCAGCGCGGTCAACGTGCTGGCGGAGGGGGTGGGGCCGGGACTCCCTTGGCGCAACGACGCAACCTTGCGGCCAAGCCAGCCTTGGCTCCCCAACGTGACCACCTGA